The nucleotide sequence TTGGGCGTGCAGTAGCGGCGCTCGCGCGGCACGGCCAGGTACAGGTGGGTGGCCGCGCTGCCGACCCAGCCGGTGCCTATCATGTTCACCGGCGCCGAGATGAAGCGGATGATGTCGTGGATGGCATCGCCGGATTCCAGGTGGCCGCCGGGCGAGCTGACCAGCAGGTCGATGGGCGTGGGCGCGTCGGCGTCCAGGGCGATCAGGCGGCGGGCGATGTCGGCGGCCGAGCGGTCGTTGATCTCGCCGAACACCATCACGGTGCGCGACTTGAAGGCCTTCTCTTCCAGGAAGGCGTTG is from Ramlibacter tataouinensis TTB310 and encodes:
- a CDS encoding ATP-dependent Clp protease proteolytic subunit — encoded protein: MEQPDTDTASTTTAEPRNAFLEEKAFKSRTVMVFGEINDRSAADIARRLIALDADAPTPIDLLVSSPGGHLESGDAIHDIIRFISAPVNMIGTGWVGSAATHLYLAVPRERRYCTPNTRFLIHQPSGGAGGQASDIAIHAQEIIKARERIARTISRETGKPLDTVLQDIERDRWLSAEEAIEYGLVGRIVNHKTELRR